In Streptomyces nodosus, one DNA window encodes the following:
- a CDS encoding DEDDh family exonuclease: MLEDRTTTAHPGGWPTAYPEGYAVVDVETTGLARDDRIISAAVYRLDARGEVEDHWYTLVNPERDPGPVWIHGLTSETLAGAPLFRDIAEEFAARLSGRVLVAHNAVFDWSMIAREYARAEREAPVRQRLCTIALSKELGLPLANHKLETLAAHFGVVQQRAHHALDDARVLAEAFRPSLRAAARDGVRLPLLECRPLTEWSASPTIGRQSTGGYRGAAAWRPSRKRPACPYPNPGRYQEGKPLKQGMRIAFSGDTSTERDLLEDRAVEAGLHVATSLSRLTSLLVTNDPDSGTSKTVKARQFGTPVVDEAAFGQLLRDVEPAAGQPGAAAPAPERR, encoded by the coding sequence ATGCTCGAAGACCGTACGACCACAGCGCACCCGGGCGGCTGGCCGACCGCGTACCCCGAGGGGTATGCGGTCGTCGACGTGGAGACCACCGGACTCGCCCGGGACGACCGGATCATCTCGGCCGCCGTCTACCGGCTGGACGCACGCGGCGAGGTCGAGGACCACTGGTACACGCTGGTCAACCCGGAGCGCGACCCGGGACCCGTCTGGATCCACGGTCTGACGAGCGAGACGCTCGCCGGGGCGCCGCTCTTCCGTGACATCGCCGAGGAGTTCGCCGCCCGGCTCTCCGGCCGTGTACTGGTCGCCCACAACGCGGTCTTCGACTGGTCGATGATCGCCCGGGAGTACGCACGCGCGGAGCGTGAGGCCCCGGTCCGTCAGCGGCTGTGCACCATCGCGCTCTCCAAGGAGCTGGGCCTGCCGCTGGCCAACCACAAGCTGGAGACGCTGGCCGCGCACTTCGGCGTCGTCCAGCAGCGGGCGCACCACGCGCTGGACGACGCCCGGGTGCTGGCCGAGGCGTTCCGGCCGAGTCTGCGGGCCGCCGCGCGGGACGGCGTACGCCTTCCACTGCTGGAGTGCCGCCCGCTGACCGAGTGGTCCGCCTCCCCCACGATCGGGCGGCAGTCCACCGGGGGCTACCGGGGGGCCGCCGCCTGGCGCCCGTCCCGCAAGCGCCCCGCCTGCCCCTACCCCAACCCGGGACGCTACCAGGAGGGCAAACCCCTCAAACAGGGCATGCGGATCGCCTTCTCCGGTGACACCTCCACCGAGCGGGACCTGCTGGAGGACCGGGCCGTCGAGGCGGGACTCCATGTGGCGACGAGCCTGTCCCGGCTCACCAGCCTGCTGGTCACCAATGATCCCGACTCGGGCACCTCCAAGACGGTCAAGGCCCGGCAGTTCGGGACGCCGGTGGTCGACGAGGCGGCGTTCGGGCAACTGCTGAGGGACGTGGAGCCGGCCGCCGGGCAGCCGGGAGCGGCGGCACCGGCGCCGGAGCGGCGCTGA
- a CDS encoding SURF1 family cytochrome oxidase biogenesis protein — MYRFLLSRQWVILTLVALALIPTMIELGFWQLHRHEHKVALNKVIGDSLAAKPVPVESLTSPGATIPHQDLYHRVTAVGSFDTAHEVVVRRRTNADGNVGYHVLTPFVLTDGRILMVNRGWVPADGAQTAFPEIPAPARGEITVTGRLMPDETTARSGIKNVQGLPDRQVMLISGAEQAKRLGKEVLGGYVELTSPAPRGDSPELIPDPGHSDIGPHMAYAIQWWLFSAGVPVGWFVLARREARDRTEEEKRTSGEPAPVAV, encoded by the coding sequence GTGTACCGCTTCCTGTTGTCCCGGCAATGGGTGATCCTCACCCTTGTCGCCCTCGCGCTCATCCCGACGATGATCGAGCTGGGCTTCTGGCAGCTGCACCGCCATGAGCACAAGGTCGCGCTGAACAAGGTGATCGGTGACTCGCTCGCGGCGAAGCCGGTGCCGGTCGAGTCGCTCACCTCGCCCGGGGCGACGATCCCCCACCAGGACCTGTACCACCGGGTGACGGCCGTGGGCTCCTTCGACACCGCGCACGAGGTCGTGGTGCGGCGCCGCACCAACGCGGACGGCAACGTCGGCTATCACGTGCTGACCCCCTTCGTCCTCACCGACGGCCGGATCCTCATGGTCAACCGGGGCTGGGTCCCCGCCGACGGCGCCCAGACCGCCTTCCCCGAGATCCCGGCACCCGCCCGGGGCGAGATCACGGTCACCGGCCGGCTGATGCCCGACGAGACGACCGCGCGGAGCGGCATCAAGAACGTGCAGGGACTGCCGGACCGCCAGGTCATGCTGATCAGCGGCGCGGAGCAGGCGAAGCGCCTCGGCAAGGAGGTCCTCGGCGGCTATGTCGAGCTGACCTCTCCCGCGCCCCGGGGCGACAGCCCCGAGCTGATCCCCGACCCCGGACACAGCGACATCGGCCCGCACATGGCGTACGCGATCCAGTGGTGGCTGTTCTCCGCGGGCGTCCCGGTCGGCTGGTTCGTCCTGGCCCGCCGTGAGGCACGCGACCGCACCGAGGAGGAGAAGCGGACGAGCGGGGAACCGGCACCCGTCGCGGTCTGA
- a CDS encoding glycoside hydrolase family 15 protein, whose product MYPHIEDYALIGDEQTAGLVGRDGSVDWLCLPRFDSPACFARLLGGQENGHWRIAPRGARLCTRRAYRTDTLVLDSEWDTPEGTVRVTDFMPQRDQAPDLVRIVEGLDGRVIVRGELRLRFDYGSIVPWVRRTNGHRVAVAGPDAVWLRSHPPVRTWGKDFATHSEFTVDKGEKVAFVLTWYPSHQPRPDLIDPFEALDASVEDWRAWAARCRYRGPHRDAVVRSLITLKALTYAPTGGIVAAPTTSLPELMGGVRNWDYRYSWLRDSTLTLGALLAAGYLEEAESWRDWLLRAVAGDPADLQIMYGLSGERRLPEYELSWLPGFHGSAPVRVGNEAVKQLQLDVYGEVIDSLTLAQRSGLPAKPHMWRVQCALMEFLRTAWRQPDQGLWEVRGTPRHFVYSKVMAWVAADRAVRALEGNPRLEGDLKGWRAMRDEVHREVCERGYDAERNTFTQYYGSRSLDASLLLIPRVGFLPPDDHRVRGTIDAVCADLAHHGFLRRYSTEDSEVDPLPGGEGAFIVCSFWLAQALHQCGRIQEARELFERLVGISNDLGLLAEEYDPVNGRQLGNFPQAFSHLGLVGTALALYGDETAG is encoded by the coding sequence GTGTACCCGCACATCGAGGACTACGCGCTCATCGGCGACGAGCAGACCGCGGGCCTGGTCGGCCGGGACGGCTCCGTCGACTGGCTGTGCCTGCCCCGCTTCGACTCGCCCGCCTGCTTCGCCAGACTGCTCGGCGGCCAGGAGAACGGCCACTGGCGGATCGCTCCCCGGGGCGCCCGGCTGTGCACCCGCCGCGCCTACCGCACCGACACCCTGGTCCTCGACTCCGAGTGGGACACCCCGGAGGGCACGGTCCGTGTCACCGACTTCATGCCGCAGCGCGACCAGGCCCCCGACTTGGTACGGATCGTCGAAGGCCTGGACGGCCGGGTCATCGTGCGCGGGGAACTCCGGCTGCGCTTCGACTACGGCTCGATCGTGCCCTGGGTGCGCCGCACGAACGGCCACCGGGTGGCCGTCGCGGGGCCCGACGCGGTGTGGCTGCGCAGCCACCCCCCGGTGCGCACCTGGGGCAAGGACTTCGCCACCCACTCCGAGTTCACCGTCGACAAGGGCGAAAAGGTCGCCTTCGTCCTCACCTGGTACCCCTCGCACCAGCCCCGCCCCGATCTCATCGACCCGTTCGAGGCACTGGACGCCAGCGTGGAGGACTGGCGCGCCTGGGCGGCACGGTGCCGCTACCGCGGGCCGCACCGGGACGCCGTGGTCCGCTCCCTGATCACCCTGAAGGCCCTCACCTACGCGCCCACCGGCGGCATCGTCGCCGCCCCCACCACCTCACTCCCGGAGCTGATGGGCGGCGTCCGCAACTGGGACTACCGCTACAGCTGGCTGCGCGACTCCACGCTCACCCTGGGGGCGCTGCTGGCCGCCGGCTATCTGGAGGAGGCCGAGTCCTGGCGCGACTGGCTGCTGCGCGCGGTCGCCGGCGACCCGGCGGACCTCCAGATCATGTACGGGCTGTCGGGTGAGCGGCGGCTGCCCGAGTACGAGCTGTCCTGGCTGCCCGGCTTCCACGGCTCGGCGCCGGTCCGGGTCGGCAACGAGGCCGTCAAGCAGCTCCAGCTGGATGTGTACGGCGAGGTCATCGACTCGCTCACGCTGGCCCAGCGTTCCGGTCTGCCCGCCAAGCCGCACATGTGGCGGGTGCAGTGCGCGCTGATGGAGTTCCTGCGCACCGCCTGGCGGCAGCCGGACCAGGGGCTGTGGGAGGTGCGCGGTACGCCCCGGCACTTCGTCTACTCCAAGGTGATGGCCTGGGTGGCGGCCGACCGTGCGGTCCGCGCGCTGGAGGGCAACCCCCGGCTCGAGGGCGATCTGAAGGGGTGGCGGGCGATGCGCGACGAGGTGCACCGGGAGGTGTGCGAGCGCGGCTACGACGCCGAGCGGAACACCTTCACCCAGTACTACGGCTCACGCTCGCTCGACGCCTCGCTGCTGCTGATCCCCCGGGTCGGTTTTCTGCCGCCGGACGACCACCGGGTGCGGGGCACCATCGACGCGGTCTGCGCGGACCTGGCGCACCACGGTTTCCTGCGGCGCTACAGCACGGAGGACTCCGAGGTGGACCCGCTGCCCGGCGGCGAGGGCGCCTTCATCGTCTGCTCGTTCTGGCTCGCCCAGGCCCTGCACCAGTGCGGCCGCATCCAGGAGGCCCGCGAACTGTTCGAACGGCTGGTGGGGATCAGCAACGACCTCGGACTGCTCGCCGAGGAGTACGACCCCGTGAACGGCCGTCAGCTCGGCAACTTCCCGCAGGCCTTCAGCCATCTCGGCCTGGTGGGCACGGCCCTCGCCCTCTACGGGGACGAGACGGCAGGATAG
- a CDS encoding SDR family oxidoreductase, giving the protein MDLGLKDRVYVVTGATRGLGNAAARELVADGAKVVVTGRDKRRTAEAAAALGANALGTAVDNADPGAPARVIAAARELGGVDGILISVGGPPPGHLADNTDEQWTAAFESVFLGAVRMARAAAAELTEGGVIGFVLSGSVYEPIPGLTISNGLRPGLAGFAKSLADELGPRGIRVVGLVPGRIDTDRVRELDALSADPVAARAAQQSRIPLRRYGAPEEFGRTAAFLLSPAASYLTGVMIPVDGGALHGF; this is encoded by the coding sequence ATGGATCTTGGACTGAAGGACCGGGTGTACGTGGTCACCGGCGCCACCCGCGGGCTGGGCAACGCGGCGGCACGGGAACTGGTGGCCGACGGCGCCAAGGTGGTGGTCACGGGCCGCGACAAGCGGCGGACCGCCGAGGCCGCGGCGGCGCTGGGCGCGAACGCGCTGGGCACGGCCGTCGACAACGCCGACCCCGGGGCACCGGCCCGGGTGATCGCCGCGGCCCGTGAGCTGGGCGGTGTCGACGGCATCCTGATCAGTGTCGGAGGTCCGCCGCCGGGCCATCTGGCCGACAACACGGACGAGCAGTGGACGGCCGCGTTCGAGTCGGTGTTCCTGGGTGCGGTGCGAATGGCCCGTGCGGCCGCCGCGGAGCTCACCGAGGGCGGCGTCATCGGCTTTGTGCTGTCCGGTTCCGTGTACGAGCCGATCCCGGGTCTGACCATCTCCAACGGTCTGCGCCCCGGTCTGGCCGGCTTCGCCAAGTCCCTCGCCGACGAGCTGGGACCGCGCGGCATCCGGGTCGTCGGCCTGGTCCCCGGCCGTATCGACACGGACCGGGTACGGGAACTGGACGCCCTCTCGGCCGACCCCGTGGCGGCCCGCGCGGCCCAGCAGTCCCGTATTCCGCTGCGCCGCTACGGCGCCCCGGAGGAGTTCGGCCGCACGGCCGCGTTTCTGCTGTCGCCGGCGGCGTCGTATCTGACGGGCGTCATGATCCCGGTCGACGGCGGGGCCCTGCACGGGTTCTGA